The genomic stretch CAGCACGAATAGCATCTTTATGACCGGGTTCGCCTTCCAATAAAGCAGCCGTAAAAATAAAATCTTTAGGAATATCACAATGACGATAAGAATAATGCATATCTTTCAAATTTAAGATATGACGTTGTCCTTTACGATCCAGCGCATAGACCTTAACAACACGCGCAGCTGTTTCAACACCATTTGCACCCGCATTCATTTTGAGAGCCCCTCCAAGGCCACCAGGAATACCATGATAAAAATGAAACCCTGCAATTTCTGCCTTTAAAGCAGCAGCAGCTAAATGTTTATCTGCCGTACCAGCGCCAACTAAAAAGCTTTTTGGAGAAACTTGCTGCACTTGTCCAAAATTTTTAGGCGAAAGACGAATCACAACCCCCGGAACGCCCCCATCACGCACCAGAAGATTAGAACCGATACCGACAATTGTTACGGGAACAGTTTCAGGCAAATTTTGAAGAAAGAGAGCCAAATCTTCTTCATCAACAGGCTGATAAAAAAGCTCTGCCAACCCACCAGTGCGAAACCATGTCACCTTACGCATCTCAACATTCGGCGTAAGCTTGCCTCTGACATTACCCAACAGCGGTTGCAATTGCGCTAATAGCGCCTCACCATCAATGTTCTGAAAATTTATCATGACCACCAAGTCCCGACAACTGACGAGGCAACGCACAAGCCCATTGTGTGATATTGCCTGCACCAAGAAAAACAACATAATCCTCTGGCTGCGCAAATTTTGAGACAAGAGACACAACATCTTCCAGACCGTGTATCAAACGCACATCACGATGACCAGCCATTTTAATATGCTCGACCAATTCTTGCGAACCAAACCCTACAATAGGCTCTTCACCTGCCGCATATACGGGGGTAATCAACACTGTATCGGCATCATTAAAACAAGTAGCAAACTCATCAAATAAATGATGCAAACGCGAATAACGATGGGGCTGTGCAATGGCAATGACATGCCCTTTTGCACTCTCACGTGCTGCGCGCAAAACAGCCTTTATTTCAACAGGGTGATGTCCATAATCATCAAATATTTCAATACCACACCAACTTCCTGTTCGGGTAAAACGCCGTTTTACGCCCCCAAATTCCGCTAAACCCTTCTTTATCAATTCATTTGAAATGCCAAGTTCATGCGCAATGGCTATCGCCGCTGTTGCATTGGCAACATTATGTTCTCCTGCCATGGGCAGGAGCAAATTTTTTAACTCAATCTTTCTTC from Bartonella kosoyi encodes the following:
- the murB gene encoding UDP-N-acetylmuramate dehydrogenase, with the translated sequence MINFQNIDGEALLAQLQPLLGNVRGKLTPNVEMRKVTWFRTGGLAELFYQPVDEEDLALFLQNLPETVPVTIVGIGSNLLVRDGGVPGVVIRLSPKNFGQVQQVSPKSFLVGAGTADKHLAAAALKAEIAGFHFYHGIPGGLGGALKMNAGANGVETAARVVKVYALDRKGQRHILNLKDMHYSYRHCDIPKDFIFTAALLEGEPGHKDAIRAAMDEVALHRETVQPIREKTGGSTFKNPENTSAWRVIDEAGCRGLRIGGAQMSEMHCNFMINTGQATGYDLEALGETVRARVFAHSAHLLQWEIERIGQFEQGRSVPLFDPFH